A genomic region of Kribbella sp. NBC_00382 contains the following coding sequences:
- a CDS encoding PLP-dependent cysteine synthase family protein — translation MRFDSLLDSVGGTPLVGLPKLSPSGDVRLWAKLEDHNPTGSIKDRAALRMLLDAEKDGRLRPGNTILEPTSGNTGISLAMAAKLRGYRMVCVMPENTSEERRQILRMWGVEIISSPAAGGSNEAVRVAKQVAEEHPDWVMLYQYGNPSNAAAHYDGTAREIFADLPSVTHFVAGLGTTGTLMGAGRFFREYKPEVRIVAAEPRYGELVYGLRNLDEGFVPELYDASLIDARFSVGPRDAVRRVRELLDNEGIFAGISTGAILHAALGQAAKCVQAGEKADIAFVVADGGWKYLSTGAYEGTIDEAEDRLEGQLWA, via the coding sequence GTGCGTTTCGACAGCCTGCTCGACTCGGTCGGCGGTACGCCGCTGGTCGGCCTGCCGAAGCTCTCTCCGTCCGGTGATGTCCGGCTGTGGGCCAAGCTGGAGGACCACAACCCGACCGGTTCGATCAAGGACCGGGCGGCGCTGCGGATGCTGCTCGACGCGGAGAAGGACGGCCGGCTCCGGCCGGGCAACACGATCCTCGAGCCGACGTCGGGCAACACCGGTATCTCGCTGGCGATGGCGGCCAAGCTGCGCGGGTACCGGATGGTCTGCGTGATGCCGGAGAACACCTCCGAGGAGCGCCGGCAAATCCTGCGGATGTGGGGCGTCGAGATCATCTCCTCGCCGGCCGCGGGCGGGTCGAACGAGGCTGTCCGGGTCGCCAAGCAGGTGGCCGAGGAGCACCCCGACTGGGTGATGCTCTACCAGTACGGCAACCCCTCGAACGCGGCCGCGCATTACGACGGCACCGCGCGCGAGATCTTCGCCGACCTGCCGTCGGTGACGCATTTCGTCGCCGGACTCGGTACCACCGGCACGCTGATGGGTGCCGGGCGGTTCTTCCGTGAGTACAAGCCCGAAGTACGGATCGTCGCCGCCGAACCCCGGTACGGCGAACTGGTCTACGGCCTGCGCAACCTCGACGAGGGCTTCGTCCCCGAGCTGTACGACGCGTCGCTGATCGATGCCCGCTTCTCGGTCGGCCCTCGTGATGCGGTCCGCCGGGTGCGCGAACTGCTCGACAACGAAGGCATCTTCGCCGGGATCTCCACCGGCGCGATCCTGCATGCCGCGCTCGGCCAGGCCGCCAAGTGCGTCCAGGCGGGCGAGAAGGCCGACATCGCCTTCGTGGTCGCGGACGGCGGCTGGAAGTACCTGTCCACGGGCGCCTACGAAGGCACGATCGACGAAGCGGAAGACCGCCTCGAGGGCCAGCTCTGGGCCTAG
- a CDS encoding excinuclease ABC subunit UvrA — protein sequence MSTIRILRARENNLRDVSVELPKHRLIVVTGVSGSGKSSLVFDTIAAEAQRQLNETFTTFIRNRLPKYGQPDADAIENLSPAIVVAQRRIGGSTRSTVGTVTDIHPLLRLLFSRAGTPFVGYSNRFSFNDPEGMCPACQGTGISATLDEEAFVDRSLALSDGPLRHPSFAVGRWYWKYYAESGLFDLDKPLSRYSESAWQTLRRGARAAHPLPATPDDFEGVIDRFHRLFLRKDVSKMSAANRKVFERLVSSGVCPECAGGRLNAEALGCTIGGRNIAEFAALQADELLEVLDSVDEPEAATVVENLRDRLGNLVTIGLGYLSLDRQTSTLSGGESQRIKMVRHLGSSLGDMLYIFDEPTAGLHPEDVERFGRLLRKLQEKGNTVLVVEHDRDVIELADHVVDVGPGAGPDGGRIVYEGDVAGLRSAKTETGRFMDRAAPLNRSPREPTGKLTIANASAHNLRDVTVEIPTGVLTVVTGVAGSGKSSLINDELRAQHPEAVAIDQGQLSGNRRSSPATYTGIMDEIRDLFARANDVSPALFSSNSEGACPNCKGLGFVYTELAFMDDLKSLCEVCAGRRYTDEVLGYRLAGRSIADALELTISEAAGVFGSRAVEATIAALDDVGLGYLKLGQPLTTLSGGECQRVKLATELQTPAKVYLMDEPTTGLHMADVDQLLGIIHRLVDSGSTVIAIEHNLDIIGAADWLIDLGPGPGHDGGQILFEGTPAALLEDRKSLTAEHLRRAVA from the coding sequence ATGAGCACGATTCGCATCCTGCGCGCCCGGGAGAACAACCTGCGCGACGTGTCCGTCGAGCTGCCGAAGCACCGGCTGATCGTCGTCACGGGCGTGTCCGGCTCGGGCAAGTCGTCGCTCGTCTTCGACACCATCGCGGCCGAGGCGCAACGCCAGCTGAACGAGACGTTCACGACGTTCATCCGCAACCGGCTGCCGAAGTACGGGCAACCCGACGCGGACGCGATCGAGAACCTGTCCCCCGCGATCGTCGTCGCCCAGCGCCGGATCGGCGGCAGCACGCGCTCCACCGTCGGCACTGTGACCGACATCCATCCGCTGCTGCGGTTGCTCTTCTCGCGCGCCGGCACGCCGTTCGTCGGCTACTCGAACCGGTTCTCGTTCAACGATCCCGAGGGCATGTGCCCGGCCTGCCAGGGCACGGGGATCAGCGCGACGCTCGACGAGGAAGCGTTCGTCGACCGGTCGCTGGCGCTCTCGGACGGGCCGTTGCGGCATCCGAGCTTCGCGGTCGGGCGGTGGTACTGGAAGTACTACGCCGAGTCGGGGCTGTTCGATCTGGACAAACCCCTCAGCCGGTACTCCGAGAGCGCCTGGCAGACCTTGCGCCGCGGAGCGCGAGCGGCTCACCCGTTGCCGGCGACGCCGGACGACTTCGAGGGCGTGATCGATCGGTTCCACCGGCTGTTCCTGCGCAAGGACGTCAGCAAGATGTCGGCGGCGAACCGGAAGGTGTTCGAGCGGCTGGTGTCGTCGGGAGTGTGCCCGGAGTGTGCGGGTGGGCGGCTCAACGCGGAGGCGCTCGGGTGCACGATCGGTGGGCGCAACATCGCGGAGTTCGCGGCGTTGCAGGCTGATGAGCTGCTCGAAGTACTGGACTCAGTCGACGAGCCTGAGGCGGCGACGGTGGTCGAGAACCTGCGCGACCGGCTCGGCAATCTGGTCACCATCGGGCTCGGCTATCTGAGCCTCGACCGGCAGACGAGCACGCTGTCCGGTGGTGAATCGCAACGGATCAAGATGGTTCGGCACCTCGGCAGCAGCCTCGGCGACATGCTCTACATCTTCGACGAACCGACGGCCGGGCTGCATCCGGAGGACGTCGAGCGGTTCGGCCGGCTGCTGCGCAAGCTCCAGGAGAAGGGCAACACCGTGCTCGTCGTCGAGCACGACCGCGACGTCATCGAGCTCGCCGATCACGTCGTCGACGTCGGCCCGGGCGCGGGACCGGACGGTGGGCGGATCGTCTACGAAGGCGACGTCGCCGGGTTGCGGTCGGCGAAGACCGAGACCGGGCGATTCATGGACCGGGCGGCGCCACTCAACCGCTCGCCCCGCGAACCCACCGGCAAGCTGACCATCGCGAACGCGTCGGCGCACAACCTGCGCGACGTCACCGTGGAGATCCCGACCGGTGTGCTCACCGTGGTGACGGGGGTGGCGGGCTCGGGCAAGAGCAGTCTGATCAACGACGAGTTGCGGGCCCAGCATCCCGAGGCCGTCGCGATCGACCAAGGTCAACTCTCGGGCAACCGCCGGTCCAGCCCGGCGACGTACACGGGAATCATGGACGAGATCCGCGACCTGTTCGCCCGGGCGAACGACGTCAGCCCGGCGCTGTTCAGCTCGAACTCCGAAGGCGCCTGCCCGAACTGCAAGGGTCTCGGCTTCGTCTACACCGAGCTGGCCTTCATGGACGACCTGAAATCGCTCTGCGAGGTCTGCGCCGGACGCCGGTACACCGACGAGGTACTCGGCTACCGCCTGGCCGGACGGTCGATCGCGGACGCGCTGGAGCTGACGATCAGCGAGGCGGCCGGGGTGTTCGGCAGTCGAGCGGTGGAGGCGACCATCGCCGCCCTGGACGACGTCGGTCTCGGCTACCTGAAGCTCGGCCAACCGCTGACCACGTTGTCCGGCGGCGAGTGCCAACGGGTGAAACTCGCGACCGAGCTGCAGACCCCCGCGAAGGTCTACCTGATGGACGAGCCGACGACCGGACTGCACATGGCCGACGTCGACCAACTGCTCGGCATCATCCATCGCCTCGTCGACAGCGGCAGCACGGTGATCGCGATCGAGCACAACCTGGACATCATCGGAGCCGCCGACTGGCTCATCGACCTGGGCCCCGGCCCGGGCCACGATGGCGGCCAGATCCTCTTCGAGGGGACTCCGGCGGCGCTGCTGGAGGACCGGAAATCGCTGACCGCCGAGCACTTGCGCCGGGCGGTCGCCTGA
- the murI gene encoding glutamate racemase, whose protein sequence is MADAPIGIFDSGFGGLTVTRSVLDQLPHEPVLYLGDTARQPYGPKPIAEVREYALECLDHLVEAGVKMLVIACNSASAAMLRDARERYDVPVVEVILPAARRAVAATRSQRVGVICTQATATSLAYEDAFAAAPQVQLTTRACPRFVEFVEAGVTSGPELLAAAHEYLDPLVEADVDTLILGCTHYPLLTGVISYVMGDNVSLVSSAEECAKDVYGVLTKEGLLRADDLPAPRHRFVTTGSPDEFAAIGSRFLGPVISGVDQFAWVR, encoded by the coding sequence GTGGCAGACGCACCGATCGGCATCTTCGACTCAGGGTTCGGCGGGCTCACGGTGACGAGGTCGGTGCTCGACCAGTTGCCGCACGAACCGGTCCTGTACCTGGGTGACACCGCGCGCCAGCCGTACGGTCCGAAGCCGATCGCCGAGGTCCGCGAGTATGCGCTGGAATGCCTTGACCATCTGGTCGAGGCCGGCGTGAAGATGCTCGTGATCGCCTGCAACTCGGCCAGCGCCGCGATGCTCAGGGATGCACGCGAACGGTACGACGTACCGGTCGTCGAGGTGATTCTCCCCGCGGCCCGGCGTGCCGTGGCGGCGACGAGGAGTCAGCGGGTAGGCGTGATCTGCACGCAGGCAACGGCAACCTCCCTTGCCTACGAGGATGCGTTCGCGGCTGCTCCTCAAGTACAGCTGACAACGCGGGCATGCCCGAGGTTCGTGGAGTTCGTCGAGGCAGGGGTCACCTCCGGACCGGAGTTGCTTGCCGCGGCTCACGAATACCTCGATCCGCTGGTCGAGGCAGACGTCGACACGCTCATCCTCGGCTGCACCCACTACCCGCTGCTGACCGGCGTGATCTCGTACGTGATGGGTGACAACGTCTCCCTCGTCAGCAGTGCGGAGGAGTGCGCCAAGGACGTCTACGGCGTGCTCACCAAGGAGGGTCTGCTGCGCGCCGACGACCTGCCGGCGCCGCGGCACCGGTTCGTGACCACCGGCAGCCCGGACGAGTTCGCCGCGATCGGCTCGCGGTTCCTCGGCCCGGTGATCTCGGGCGTCGACCAGTTCGCCTGGGTCCGCTGA
- a CDS encoding MBL fold metallo-hydrolase has translation MKLIVLGCSGSVPGPDSPASSYLVTADGFNLILDLGSGALGALQRHLSVPEIGAIALSHLHPDHCMDLCGLYVAAKYSPSSPLPRIPVYGPPGASARMALAYDLPPDPGMEEELEFHTWQEIQQIGPFTVRTTAMVHPVPAYAIRVEYGNKSLVYTGDTGPNDGLIELARGADLLLCEAALRDDDPNNPPDLHLTPADAGEHAKKAGVKRLVITHVPPWFDRETQGIGARRTYPGEVLVATPNATFQV, from the coding sequence ATGAAGCTCATTGTGCTCGGCTGCTCCGGGTCCGTCCCCGGACCGGACTCGCCTGCTTCGAGCTATCTGGTCACCGCCGACGGATTCAACCTCATTCTCGATCTCGGCAGCGGCGCGCTCGGCGCGCTGCAACGCCACCTGTCCGTGCCGGAGATCGGCGCGATCGCCTTGTCCCACCTCCATCCCGACCACTGCATGGATCTGTGCGGCCTGTATGTCGCGGCGAAGTACTCGCCGTCCTCGCCGCTGCCCAGGATCCCCGTCTACGGCCCGCCCGGCGCCTCCGCGCGGATGGCGCTTGCCTACGACCTGCCGCCCGACCCGGGGATGGAAGAGGAGCTGGAGTTCCATACCTGGCAGGAGATCCAGCAGATCGGGCCGTTCACCGTCCGCACCACGGCGATGGTGCACCCGGTACCGGCGTACGCGATCCGCGTTGAGTACGGCAACAAGTCCCTGGTCTACACCGGCGACACCGGCCCCAATGACGGGCTGATCGAGCTGGCCCGTGGCGCCGACCTCCTGTTGTGCGAAGCCGCCCTGCGCGACGACGACCCGAACAACCCGCCCGACCTCCACCTGACGCCTGCCGACGCGGGCGAACACGCCAAGAAAGCCGGGGTCAAACGCCTCGTCATCACCCATGTCCCGCCCTGGTTCGACCGCGAAACGCAGGGGATAGGGGCCCGCCGCACCTACCCGGGAGAAGTCTTGGTCGCCACCCCGAATGCAACCTTCCAGGTCTGA
- a CDS encoding alpha/beta fold hydrolase has protein sequence MELVTLSDEIRLRTWTSGTPTAAPPVVLLHGGPGLWDYLEPVAAMLDDLTVVHRFDQRGCGGSDPSEHQTMQRLQDDIDELREHWGHEQIVVLGHSFGAKLALTYAAAYPQHVAKVGHFSGVGIGDWHTPYYEARDQRMTPEQLERLESFRPGRTAAEETEFRALSWFTDHADREHAWQWALEDAAYPYPINFAANRALSNAVPDDELVAALAGLTMPVWLVHGDGDPRPASAVQELAKHLPNHEFRLIEGAGHSLWRERPDELRQVLQEFLTS, from the coding sequence ATGGAGCTCGTCACCCTGTCTGACGAGATCCGTCTGCGCACCTGGACCTCCGGTACTCCGACGGCCGCGCCGCCGGTGGTACTGCTGCACGGCGGCCCGGGGTTGTGGGACTACCTCGAGCCCGTCGCCGCGATGCTCGACGACCTGACCGTCGTGCACCGCTTCGACCAGCGCGGGTGTGGTGGCTCGGATCCGTCCGAACACCAAACCATGCAACGGCTTCAGGACGATATCGACGAGTTGCGCGAGCACTGGGGACACGAGCAGATCGTTGTCCTCGGCCACTCGTTCGGCGCGAAGCTCGCGCTGACCTACGCGGCCGCCTACCCGCAGCACGTGGCCAAGGTCGGCCATTTCAGCGGCGTCGGCATCGGCGACTGGCATACCCCGTACTACGAAGCGCGCGACCAGCGCATGACGCCGGAGCAACTGGAGCGCCTGGAGTCCTTCCGGCCAGGCCGGACAGCGGCGGAGGAGACGGAGTTCCGGGCGCTGTCCTGGTTCACCGATCACGCCGATCGCGAGCATGCCTGGCAGTGGGCGCTAGAGGATGCCGCCTATCCGTATCCGATCAACTTCGCCGCCAATCGGGCGCTCAGCAACGCCGTGCCGGACGACGAGCTGGTCGCGGCTCTGGCCGGGCTGACGATGCCTGTCTGGCTGGTACATGGCGACGGTGATCCGCGGCCGGCGAGCGCAGTACAGGAGCTTGCGAAGCATCTCCCCAACCATGAGTTCCGCTTGATCGAAGGGGCCGGCCACTCGCTGTGGCGCGAGCGGCCGGACGAGCTTCGTCAAGTACTGCAGGAGTTCCTGACCAGCTAG
- a CDS encoding Gfo/Idh/MocA family protein — MSTEDLRFGVVGLGARSRLAKHAHQPGEGSRIVAVCDPVEAQQQAALAEYPDAQAYADHTDLLDLKLDGVFLTTPDDLHEDPAIDFLRAGVAVFVEKPLAITTSGCDRVLQAAYDTGTRLYVGHNMRHMPVVLTMRDLIQQGAIGEVKAIWCRHFVGHGGDFYFKDWHADRRRSTSLLLQKGAHDIDVMHWLAGGYTTRANALGGLTLYGGIADRQDRSGQRFSEFVSEDNWPPLSQTGMAPVMDVEDLSMANLQLDNGVLMSYEQCHYTPDYWRNYTVIGTAGRLENFGDGPGDLVKVWNSRRSGYRADADIVVEIPDAEGGHAGADPRLVAEFVNFVREGGATLTSPVAARAAVAAGYAATTSLRSNGTPIDVPPLDQSLIDYFERGQTR, encoded by the coding sequence ATGAGTACAGAAGACCTCCGGTTCGGTGTGGTCGGGCTCGGCGCCCGGAGCCGACTGGCCAAGCATGCCCACCAGCCCGGTGAAGGATCCCGGATCGTCGCCGTCTGCGACCCCGTCGAGGCGCAGCAGCAGGCCGCGCTCGCGGAGTACCCGGACGCCCAGGCGTACGCCGACCACACCGATCTGCTCGACCTGAAGCTGGACGGCGTGTTCCTGACCACGCCCGACGATCTGCACGAGGATCCGGCGATCGACTTCCTCCGGGCCGGCGTCGCCGTCTTCGTCGAGAAGCCGCTGGCCATCACCACCTCCGGCTGCGACCGGGTGCTGCAAGCGGCGTACGACACCGGCACCCGCCTGTACGTCGGGCACAACATGCGCCACATGCCGGTCGTGCTGACCATGCGCGACCTGATCCAGCAGGGCGCGATCGGCGAGGTCAAGGCGATCTGGTGCCGGCACTTCGTCGGCCACGGCGGCGACTTCTACTTCAAGGACTGGCACGCCGACCGCAGGCGTAGTACCAGCCTGTTGCTGCAGAAGGGTGCCCACGACATCGACGTGATGCACTGGCTGGCCGGCGGCTACACCACCCGGGCGAACGCGCTCGGCGGTCTCACCCTGTACGGCGGGATCGCGGATCGCCAGGACCGTTCCGGGCAACGGTTCTCGGAGTTCGTGTCCGAGGACAACTGGCCGCCGCTGTCGCAGACCGGGATGGCGCCGGTGATGGACGTCGAGGACCTCTCGATGGCGAATCTCCAACTGGACAACGGCGTTCTGATGTCCTACGAGCAGTGCCACTACACGCCGGACTACTGGCGCAACTACACCGTGATCGGTACGGCGGGCCGGCTGGAGAACTTCGGCGACGGCCCTGGTGACCTCGTCAAGGTGTGGAACAGCAGGCGCTCCGGGTATCGCGCGGACGCCGACATCGTGGTCGAGATCCCGGATGCCGAAGGCGGCCACGCAGGCGCCGATCCGCGTCTGGTGGCGGAGTTCGTCAACTTCGTCCGCGAAGGCGGCGCGACCCTGACCTCGCCTGTCGCAGCCCGAGCGGCGGTCGCAGCCGGGTACGCGGCCACCACATCCCTGCGCAGCAACGGCACCCCGATCGACGTACCGCCGCTGGACCAGTCCCTCATCGACTACTTCGAGCGCGGCCAGACCCGCTAG
- a CDS encoding SGNH/GDSL hydrolase family protein, which translates to MTLHYVALGDSTTVGVGDPMNGSTTDLAGAGARPGEGWRGWASLLADSLGSSHRVTFSNFATSGATAPMVATNQLPSTGSGPIDLASLIVGVNDTLRSTFDAGQIRDCLQYCAEQLTGRGATLLTVRFHDHGQVFGLPAWLRRPLWQRIEQVNSVYDELYLRFGGIRIDMADYPEVYRRDFWSVDRLHPGERGHRRLARAFADELHRQGLPIAEPPALDCIGDTPSKWADALWMLREGVPWLGRRAGDLTPWAARMALTQFRPAGLSTARPTADAEVQQVQA; encoded by the coding sequence GTGACCCTCCACTATGTGGCACTCGGCGACTCGACCACCGTTGGTGTCGGGGACCCGATGAACGGCAGTACGACCGACCTGGCCGGTGCCGGAGCACGCCCCGGGGAGGGGTGGCGGGGCTGGGCCTCGCTGCTCGCCGACTCCCTGGGCAGCTCCCACCGTGTGACGTTCTCCAACTTCGCGACCAGCGGCGCCACCGCACCGATGGTGGCGACCAACCAACTCCCGTCGACGGGCTCGGGCCCGATCGACCTCGCCTCCTTGATCGTCGGCGTGAACGACACGCTGCGCTCGACCTTCGACGCCGGCCAGATCCGGGACTGCCTCCAGTACTGCGCGGAGCAGCTGACCGGGCGCGGCGCGACGCTGCTGACCGTACGGTTCCATGACCATGGCCAGGTGTTCGGCCTGCCGGCGTGGTTGCGCCGGCCACTGTGGCAGCGGATCGAGCAGGTCAACTCCGTGTACGACGAGCTGTACCTGCGTTTCGGGGGGATCCGGATCGACATGGCCGACTACCCCGAGGTCTACCGGCGCGACTTCTGGAGCGTCGATCGTCTCCATCCCGGCGAACGCGGCCACCGCCGGCTGGCCCGGGCCTTCGCCGACGAACTCCACCGCCAGGGCCTGCCGATCGCGGAACCCCCGGCTCTGGACTGCATCGGCGACACCCCTTCCAAGTGGGCAGACGCCCTCTGGATGCTCCGCGAAGGCGTCCCCTGGCTGGGCCGCCGAGCGGGCGACCTCACCCCCTGGGCCGCCCGGATGGCCCTCACCCAATTCCGTCCCGCTGGGTTATCCACAGCTCGCCCGACCGCCGATGCGGAGGTGCAGCAGGTTCAGGCATAG
- the rph gene encoding ribonuclease PH, translating into MARIDGRTPDQLRPVTLTRKWLDHAEGSVLVEFGKTRVLCAASVTEGVPRWRKGSGLGWVSAEYAMLPRSTNTRSDRESVKGRIGGRTHEISRLIGRSLRAVIDYKALGENTILLDCDVLQADGGTRTAAITGAYVALADAVSFLRDRKALKGEPLTGSVSAVSVGIIDGAPMLDLCYEEDVRAETDMNLVLTGDGKFIEVQGTAEGAPFDRDELNSLLDLGTTGCAELTKLQLEALA; encoded by the coding sequence ATGGCTCGTATCGATGGACGTACCCCTGATCAGCTCCGGCCGGTGACCCTGACGCGGAAGTGGCTCGACCACGCCGAGGGGTCGGTGCTGGTGGAGTTCGGCAAGACGCGGGTGCTCTGCGCGGCCAGCGTGACCGAAGGCGTGCCGCGCTGGCGCAAGGGGTCCGGCCTCGGTTGGGTCAGCGCGGAGTACGCGATGCTCCCGCGCTCGACGAACACCCGCTCGGACCGCGAGTCGGTGAAGGGCCGGATCGGTGGCCGTACGCACGAGATCTCCCGGCTGATCGGCCGTTCACTGCGGGCCGTGATCGACTACAAGGCCCTCGGTGAGAACACCATCCTGCTCGACTGCGACGTCCTGCAGGCCGACGGAGGCACCCGTACCGCCGCGATCACCGGCGCGTACGTGGCCCTGGCCGACGCGGTCTCCTTCCTCCGCGACCGCAAGGCACTGAAGGGCGAGCCGCTGACCGGCTCGGTCTCCGCGGTGTCGGTCGGCATCATCGACGGCGCCCCGATGCTCGACCTCTGCTACGAGGAGGACGTCCGGGCCGAGACCGACATGAACCTGGTACTGACCGGCGACGGCAAGTTCATCGAGGTGCAGGGCACGGCCGAGGGCGCGCCGTTCGACCGCGACGAGCTGAACAGCCTGCTCGACCTCGGAACGACGGGCTGCGCCGAGCTGACCAAGCTGCAGTTGGAGGCGCTGGCGTGA
- the rdgB gene encoding RdgB/HAM1 family non-canonical purine NTP pyrophosphatase has translation MTKVLLASNNKKKLEELRRILAPIVPGIEVLGLGDVPAYEEPAETEPTFEGNALLKAHAALAATGLPSIADDSGICVDALNGMPGVLSARWSGPAKDNHANNVLLLGQLEDVPDERRTASFVAAVALVREGFEDVVVRGEMPGHVIRELRGSGGFGYDVLFAAEGYDRTTAELSIEEKDAISHRGKALRELAPIVAKALEA, from the coding sequence GTGACCAAGGTGCTACTCGCCTCGAACAACAAGAAGAAGCTCGAGGAGCTCCGCCGCATTCTCGCGCCGATCGTGCCCGGCATCGAGGTGCTCGGGCTGGGCGACGTACCGGCGTACGAGGAGCCGGCCGAGACCGAGCCGACCTTCGAGGGCAACGCGTTGCTGAAGGCCCATGCCGCGCTGGCCGCGACCGGGTTGCCGTCGATCGCGGACGACAGCGGCATCTGCGTCGACGCGCTGAACGGCATGCCCGGCGTACTGTCCGCGCGCTGGTCGGGACCGGCCAAGGACAACCACGCCAACAACGTGCTGCTGCTCGGCCAGCTCGAGGACGTACCGGATGAGCGCCGGACCGCCTCCTTCGTGGCCGCTGTCGCCCTCGTGCGTGAGGGCTTTGAGGATGTGGTCGTGCGCGGCGAGATGCCCGGACACGTGATCCGTGAGCTGCGGGGGAGCGGCGGCTTCGGGTACGACGTGCTGTTCGCCGCCGAGGGGTACGACCGGACGACGGCCGAGCTGTCGATCGAGGAGAAGGACGCGATCAGCCATCGCGGCAAGGCGCTGCGTGAGCTGGCGCCGATCGTGGCAAAGGCACTGGAGGCCTGA
- a CDS encoding substrate-binding domain-containing protein, producing the protein MTKSNNNNNRRPLYLTAAGLLVLSLGAVFVVRSFGSESGADGFLGGGSCKEKTQIRLSTTPEIQPLLETAAKAVANRKDDSSTACLQFTITAAPSAKVARDISNNAEGRPDLWVPDSSLWVSQADDGQSVPTIAVPSVATSPLVLVGRSDNFADTSSWLGTFSKTKPALLDPLTQSPGALALLAVQAERAKTTASETQVGQIIVPLAQKLGSMAKPYTDVNGLLGRAGQADSEIVVPASEQSFVKYQDEHPDSELKAVVPRTGTLLLDYPIVVTASSNNEVYSDAGKALGEELINNSIAQARDDAGFRDALVSDLGGGRGVGAISRLTAPSTAAINKVLGDWNRLSLSAHSLAVIDISGSMAEKVGNKTRMQLTKEAAVGGLKLFPNNAALGLWTFSTKIGKDNADFRELVPIGKLSDAQRQKITTALAPQQAIKGGSTGLYDTAIAAVQAVRSSYDPSAVNAVLLFTDGKNDDPGSLSLAQTVAILKATKDSGRPVRIIALGMGPDVDLTELQALATATGGQAYVAKNPQDLQTVFINALQSR; encoded by the coding sequence GTGACGAAAAGTAACAACAACAACAACCGGCGTCCGCTGTACCTGACGGCCGCCGGGCTACTGGTGCTGTCGTTGGGCGCCGTGTTTGTGGTCCGCTCCTTCGGGTCGGAATCGGGTGCGGACGGATTCCTGGGTGGTGGTTCTTGTAAGGAGAAGACCCAGATCCGGCTGAGCACCACGCCCGAGATCCAGCCCCTGCTGGAAACGGCGGCCAAGGCGGTGGCGAACCGGAAGGACGACAGCAGCACCGCCTGCCTGCAGTTCACGATCACCGCGGCCCCCTCGGCCAAGGTGGCCCGGGACATCTCGAACAACGCGGAGGGCCGGCCCGATCTCTGGGTGCCGGACTCCTCGCTGTGGGTGTCCCAGGCCGATGACGGCCAGTCCGTGCCGACGATCGCCGTCCCGTCGGTCGCGACCTCACCGCTGGTACTGGTCGGGCGGTCGGACAACTTCGCCGACACCTCGTCCTGGCTCGGCACGTTCTCCAAGACCAAGCCGGCTCTGCTCGACCCGTTGACCCAGTCACCGGGCGCGCTGGCTCTGCTCGCCGTCCAGGCGGAGCGGGCGAAGACGACCGCCTCCGAGACCCAGGTGGGCCAGATCATCGTGCCGCTGGCCCAGAAGCTCGGGTCGATGGCCAAGCCGTACACGGATGTGAACGGCTTGCTCGGGCGAGCCGGACAGGCCGACAGCGAAATCGTCGTACCGGCCTCGGAGCAGAGCTTCGTCAAGTACCAGGACGAACACCCCGACTCGGAGTTGAAGGCGGTCGTGCCGCGGACCGGCACGCTGCTGCTCGACTACCCGATCGTGGTGACGGCGTCGTCGAACAACGAGGTGTACTCCGACGCGGGCAAGGCCCTCGGCGAGGAGTTGATCAACAACTCGATCGCCCAGGCCCGTGACGACGCGGGCTTCCGGGACGCGCTGGTGAGCGACCTGGGTGGCGGACGTGGCGTCGGTGCGATCAGCCGGCTCACCGCACCGTCCACGGCGGCGATCAACAAGGTACTGGGCGACTGGAACCGGCTCTCGCTGTCGGCCCACTCGCTCGCGGTGATCGACATCTCCGGCTCGATGGCCGAGAAGGTCGGCAACAAGACCCGGATGCAGCTCACGAAAGAGGCGGCGGTCGGCGGCCTGAAGCTGTTCCCGAACAACGCGGCTCTCGGCCTCTGGACGTTCTCGACGAAGATCGGGAAGGATAACGCCGACTTCAGGGAACTCGTCCCGATCGGCAAACTGTCGGACGCCCAGCGGCAGAAGATCACCACCGCGCTGGCGCCCCAGCAGGCGATCAAGGGTGGCAGCACCGGTCTGTACGACACCGCGATCGCGGCTGTCCAAGCAGTCCGCAGCAGTTACGACCCGAGCGCCGTGAACGCCGTCCTGCTCTTCACGGACGGCAAGAACGACGATCCGGGCAGCCTCTCGCTGGCCCAGACCGTCGCGATCCTGAAAGCTACGAAGGACTCGGGGCGCCCGGTCCGGATCATCGCCTTGGGCATGGGCCCGGACGTCGACCTGACCGAGCTCCAGGCCCTGGCCACCGCCACCGGCGGCCAGGCGTACGTCGCGAAGAACCCGCAGGACCTGCAGACCGTCTTCATCAACGCCCTGCAGAGCCGCTGA